The following are encoded together in the Brassica napus cultivar Da-Ae chromosome A9, Da-Ae, whole genome shotgun sequence genome:
- the LOC106364116 gene encoding DNA-directed RNA polymerase III subunit RPC9-like — translation MKANAGTLTNFEVLDLLNSRGASNDTTRVIAPISTSEYTRLHVYDYLMETPACTQTQEIITNFSDQCKYFKLAKAEILNIINIRPSSTVNLAPILEEPSERGIDKKAKEGILKLVEALLPPPPIVEARGDNEEEETEEGEQS, via the exons ATGAAGGCAAACGCAGGCACGCTTACAAACTTCGAAGTACTCGACTTGCTTAACTCTAGAGGTGCATCTAATGATACTACAAGAGTTATAGCTCCAATCTCTACATCAGAATATACAAGGTTACAT gTATATGATTACTTGATGGAGACTCCTGCTTGCACACAAACACAAGAGATCATTACAAACTTCTCTGATCAGTGCAAATATTTCAAACTAGCTAAAGCCGAGATTCTCAATATCATCAATATCAGGCCATCATCTACTGTTAACCTGGCCCCG ATCTTAGAGGAGCCTAGTGAACGGGGAATCGATAAAAAGGCAAAAGAGGGAATACTAAAGCTCGTGGAGGCTTTGCTACCGCCGCCTCCTATAGTGGAAGCTCGTGGAGATAACGAGGAAGAGGAAACAGAGGAGGGTGAACAATCATAA